DNA sequence from the Blastomonas fulva genome:
CGATTTCTGGCTGTGCGCCGCGCCGATCAAGAAGGCACGGTTCGATTTTCTTGCCGAAAAGGCGTGCGAACTGGGCGTTGCCCGCTTTGTGCCGGTGCTGACCGACCGCGCGGTGGTAGACAAGGTCAAGGACGACCGGCTGCGCGGGACGATGATCGAGGCCGCCGAGCAATGCGAACGCACCGCATTGCCCGTAATCGCGCCGCTGACCAGGCTCGATGCGCTGCTCAAGTCCTGGCCCGAGGGCCGTCACCTGTTCTTTGCCGATGAGCGGCTGCACGAGGACAGGGGTGTTTCGTTCAGCCAGGCGCTCACCCGCCATTCCGGCCCGGCGGCGGTGCTGATCGGCCCCGAGGGCGGCTTTACCGACGCCGAAAACGCCGCGATCCGCAGCCATCCCGCCGCGGTTCCGGTCTCGCTTGGCCCGCGAATCCTGCGCGCGGAGACCGCCGCGATCGCCGCCACGGCGGTATGGATGGCATCGCTGGGCGATTGGGTCGCTTGAAAGCCCGGCTATCCTCCCCATTACACATTTAACACTAGCTTGGGTTGCAAGCCGCAACTAAAGCCAGCGACCAAAGACAATTCAGGGTTCAGGGCGCATCATGAGCACACGTACCACCACCGGGCAGGATGATCCCGTGATCACCTCGATCGCGCAGCTCGCAGAGCCGATGCGCGAAGGCGAAAAGCCCAAGGCCGATTGGCGGATCGGCACGGAGCATGAAAAGTTCGTGTTCTGCCGCAACGATCACCACGCCCCCAGCTATGACGAGCCCGGCGGCATCCACGATCTGCTGATGTCCTTGACCGAATTCGGCTGGGAACCGGTCGAGGAACGCACCC
Encoded proteins:
- a CDS encoding 16S rRNA (uracil(1498)-N(3))-methyltransferase, whose protein sequence is MTATPAWPPRSAPRLFVDQPLAIGASLRIEGNQAHYLVNVMRLAEGAPVKLFDDISGEYLARVTARGKRDITLTLESLLRTREAVPDFWLCAAPIKKARFDFLAEKACELGVARFVPVLTDRAVVDKVKDDRLRGTMIEAAEQCERTALPVIAPLTRLDALLKSWPEGRHLFFADERLHEDRGVSFSQALTRHSGPAAVLIGPEGGFTDAENAAIRSHPAAVPVSLGPRILRAETAAIAATAVWMASLGDWVA